From Acanthopagrus latus isolate v.2019 chromosome 22, fAcaLat1.1, whole genome shotgun sequence, the proteins below share one genomic window:
- the mtmr9 gene encoding myotubularin-related protein 9 codes for MEFAELIKTPRVDGVVLHRPFMPTVEGTLCLTGHHLILSSRQDNTEELWLLHSNIDSIEKRFVGSLGSIIVKCKDLRVIQLDIPGMEECLNIASSIEALSTLDSVSLMYPFFYRPMFEVIEDGWNSFLPKDAFKDLESMTDEWRLSDVNKDFGVCPSYPPLVAVPKDVDDDTLRKAATFRHSGRFPVLSYYHKKNGMVMMRAGQPLTGTNGRRCKEDEKLINATLRPGKRGYIIDTRTINVAQQAKARGGGFESEANYPQWRRINKAIERSNVLQESLIKLVEACNDQSHSMDRWLSKLEASSWQTHVKEILTTACLAAQCIDREGASVLVHGTEGTDSTLQVTSLAQIILDPACRTIRGFQGLVEREWLQAGHPFRQRCAQSAYSNSKPRQEAPVFLLFLDCVWQILRQFPCSFEFSESFLVLLFEHAYASQFGTFLGNSTAERAKLSLPEKTVSLWSWVNRPQELERLSNPLFEANSLVIWPSVAPQSLLLWEGVFLRWNRSSRCLDEAYEEMVHIIEYNKELQNKVNSLRRQLAQLETEDPLLQTP; via the exons ATGGAGTTCGCAGAGCTGATAAAGACACCCAGGGTGGACGGGGTCGTCCTACATCGGCCTTTCATGCCCACCGTGGAGGGGACGCTGTGTTTGACAGGTCATCACCTGATTCTGTCCTCCAGGCAGGacaacacagaggagctgtggCTGCTCCACTCAAACATCGACTCAATAGAGAAGAG ATTTGTGGGCTCTCTGGGAAGCATTATTGTCAAGTGCAAAGACTTGAGAGTGATCCAGCTCGACATCCCTGGTATGGAGGAGTGTCTCAACATTGCCAGCTCTatcgag GCTCTGTCCACACTTGACTCAGTCTCCCTGATGTACCCTTTCTTCTACCGGCCCATGTTTGAAGTCATAGAAGATGGCTGGAATTCATTTCTTCCAAAGGACGCCTTTAAAGATTTGGAGTCCATG ACGGATGAATGGCGACTAAGTGACGTCAACAAGGACTTTGGCGTGTGTCCATCCTACCCCCCTCTGGTGGCAGTGCCCAAAGACGTTGATGATGACACACTGAGGAAAGCAGCTACCTTCCGCCACAGTGGCCGCTTTCCAGTACTCAGCTATTACCACAAGAAAAATGGCATG GTGATGATGCGAGCAGGGCAGCCTCTGACAGGCACCAACGGGCGACGGTGTAAGGAAGACGAGAAACTGATCAACGCCACCCTGAGGCCAGGCAAGCGTGGCTACATCATCGACACACGCACTATTAATGTTGCCCAGCAGGCCAAAGCCCGAGGTGGAGGATTCGAGTCCGAGGCTAACTACCCCCAGTGGAGGAGGATCAACAAGGCGATCGAAAG GTCCAATGTGCTCCAGGAAAGTCTGATAAAGCTCGTAGAGGCGTGTAATGACCAGTCGCACAGTATGGACCGCTGGTTAAGCAAGTTAGAGGCTTCCAGCTGGCAGACTCATGTCAAGGAGATCCTTACCACCGCCTGCCTGGCTGCCCAGTGCATCGACAG ggagggAGCGTCAGTGCTGGTTCACGGTACAGAGGGGACGGACTCCACCCTGCAGGTGACCTCCTTGGCTCAGATCATCCTTGATCCGGCCTGCAGGACCATCAGAGGCTTCCAGGGACTGGTAGAGCGAGAGTGGCTCCAG GCGGGTCACCCATTCCGCCAGCGCTGCGCTCAGTCAGCCTACTCCAACAGCAAACCTCGCCAGGAGGCCCCCGTCTTCCTGCTCTTCTTGGACTGCGTGTGGCAGATCCTTCGCCAGTTTCCGTGCTCCTTTGAATTCAGCGAGAGCTTCCTGGTGCTGCTCTTCGAACATGCCTACGCTTCTCAGTTCGGCACCTTCTTGGGCAACAGTACAGCTGAGAG AGCCAAACTGTCTCTGCCTGAGAAGACTGTGTCCCTGTGGTCGTGGGTGAATCGACCACAAGAACTGGAGCGTCTGTCCAACCCACTGTTTGAGGCCAACAGTCTCGTGATCTGGCCCTCTGTTGCCCCTCAGAGTCTGCTGCTATGGGAAG GCGTGTTCCTTCGCTGGAACCGTTCCTCCAGGTGTTTGGACGAGGCCTACGAGGAAATGGTTCACATAATTGAGTACAACAAGGAGCTGCAGAACAAAGTAAACAGCCTGCGCAGGCAGCTGGCCCAGCTGGAAACTGAAGACCCTCTGCTGCAGACGccatag
- the tdh gene encoding L-threonine dehydrogenase isoform X2, with amino-acid sequence MPVIRTLSKVAKQALLGTPGCGCQPLTVAVRNISFSPRQVTSDASFHSVSFSETDHPKVLITGGLGQLGVGLAKLLRKRFGKNNVILSDIRKPPSNVFHSGPFIYSDILDYKNLREIVVNNRITWLVHYSALLSAVGEANVALARSVNITGLHNILDIAAEHGLRLFVPSTIGAFGPTSPRNPTPDLCVQRPRTIYGVSKVHAELMGEYYHHRYGLDFRCLRYPGIISADSMPGGGTTDYAVQIFHDAIKSGKFECNLKPDTRLPMMYIDDCLRATLEVMEAPTDTLTMRTYNINAMSFTPEELAQELQKQMPLEVTYDVDHVRQAIADSWPMNFDDSNARKDWGWKHDYDLPELVQTMLNYFGADTRMARAN; translated from the exons ATGCCTGTCATCAGAACCCTCAGCAAGGTGGCCAAGCAGGCCCTGCTCGGCACCCCGGGGTGCGGCTGCCAGCCCCTGACAGTGGCTGTGCGCAACATCAGCTTCTCCCCTCGGCAGGTGACTTCCGACGCCAGCTTCCACTCAGTGTCCTTCTCAGAAACAGACCACCCCAAGGTGCTCATCACAG GTGGTCTGGGTCAGCTCGGGGTGGGGCTCGCCAAACTCTTGAG GAAGAGGTTCGGCAAGAACAATGTCATCCTGTCTGACATCAGGAAACCTCCAAGCAACGTGTTCCACAGCG GCCCCTTCATCTACTCGGACATCCTGGACTACAAGAACCTGCGGGAAATCGTGGTGAACAACCGCATCACCTGGCTGGTTCACTACAGCGCCCTCCTCAGCGCCGTTGGAGAGGCTAACGTGGCCCTGGCACGCTCTGTCAACATCACCG ggCTTCACAACATCTTGGACATTGCGGCGGAGCACGGCTTGCGTCTGTTTGTCCCGAGCACCATCGGCGCCTTCGGCCCCACCTCTCCCCGCAACCCCACACCAGATCTCTGTGTGCAGAGGCCTCGTACCATCTACGGCGTCTCCAAAGTCCACGCCGAGCTGATGGGAGAG TACTACCACCACCGCTACGGCCTGGACTTCCGCTGTCTCCGCTACCCAGGAATCATCTCGGCTGACTCCATGCCAGGAGGTGGCACGACAG ACTACGCCGTCCAGATTTTCCACGATGCGATCAAATCTGGCAAGTTCGAGTGCAACTTGAAACCCGACACGCGGCTGCCCATGATGTACATCGACGACTGCCTGCGCGCCACGCTGGAGGTGATGGAGGCGCCGACCGACACGCTGACCATGAGGACCTACAACATCAACGCCATGAGCTTCACCCCCGAGGAGCTGGCCCAGGAGCTCCAGAAGCAGATGCCCCTGGAGGTCACGTACGACGTTGACCACGTACGACAGGCCATCG CCGACAGTTGGCCGATGAACTTCGACGACTCCAACGCACGGAAGGACTGGGGCTGGAAGCACGATTACGACCTCCCGGAGCTCGTCCAGACGATGCTCAACTACTTTGGCGCAGACACGCGCATGGCTCGCGCTAACTGA
- the tdh gene encoding L-threonine dehydrogenase isoform X1, whose product MQHWPEITQASRQSAPTGSRISSEEEAASSSRPAKSDRSFGCSNSRRLTGTNMPVIRTLSKVAKQALLGTPGCGCQPLTVAVRNISFSPRQVTSDASFHSVSFSETDHPKVLITGGLGQLGVGLAKLLRKRFGKNNVILSDIRKPPSNVFHSGPFIYSDILDYKNLREIVVNNRITWLVHYSALLSAVGEANVALARSVNITGLHNILDIAAEHGLRLFVPSTIGAFGPTSPRNPTPDLCVQRPRTIYGVSKVHAELMGEYYHHRYGLDFRCLRYPGIISADSMPGGGTTDYAVQIFHDAIKSGKFECNLKPDTRLPMMYIDDCLRATLEVMEAPTDTLTMRTYNINAMSFTPEELAQELQKQMPLEVTYDVDHVRQAIADSWPMNFDDSNARKDWGWKHDYDLPELVQTMLNYFGADTRMARAN is encoded by the exons ATGCAACACTGGCCGGAGATAACACAGGCATCACGTCAGAGCGCTCCAACAGGCTCCAGGATCAGctcagaggaggaagcagcatCTTCTTCTCGCCCAGCAAAGTCGGACAGGAGTTTCGGGTGCTCGAATTCCCGCAGATTAACCG GTACCAACATGCCTGTCATCAGAACCCTCAGCAAGGTGGCCAAGCAGGCCCTGCTCGGCACCCCGGGGTGCGGCTGCCAGCCCCTGACAGTGGCTGTGCGCAACATCAGCTTCTCCCCTCGGCAGGTGACTTCCGACGCCAGCTTCCACTCAGTGTCCTTCTCAGAAACAGACCACCCCAAGGTGCTCATCACAG GTGGTCTGGGTCAGCTCGGGGTGGGGCTCGCCAAACTCTTGAG GAAGAGGTTCGGCAAGAACAATGTCATCCTGTCTGACATCAGGAAACCTCCAAGCAACGTGTTCCACAGCG GCCCCTTCATCTACTCGGACATCCTGGACTACAAGAACCTGCGGGAAATCGTGGTGAACAACCGCATCACCTGGCTGGTTCACTACAGCGCCCTCCTCAGCGCCGTTGGAGAGGCTAACGTGGCCCTGGCACGCTCTGTCAACATCACCG ggCTTCACAACATCTTGGACATTGCGGCGGAGCACGGCTTGCGTCTGTTTGTCCCGAGCACCATCGGCGCCTTCGGCCCCACCTCTCCCCGCAACCCCACACCAGATCTCTGTGTGCAGAGGCCTCGTACCATCTACGGCGTCTCCAAAGTCCACGCCGAGCTGATGGGAGAG TACTACCACCACCGCTACGGCCTGGACTTCCGCTGTCTCCGCTACCCAGGAATCATCTCGGCTGACTCCATGCCAGGAGGTGGCACGACAG ACTACGCCGTCCAGATTTTCCACGATGCGATCAAATCTGGCAAGTTCGAGTGCAACTTGAAACCCGACACGCGGCTGCCCATGATGTACATCGACGACTGCCTGCGCGCCACGCTGGAGGTGATGGAGGCGCCGACCGACACGCTGACCATGAGGACCTACAACATCAACGCCATGAGCTTCACCCCCGAGGAGCTGGCCCAGGAGCTCCAGAAGCAGATGCCCCTGGAGGTCACGTACGACGTTGACCACGTACGACAGGCCATCG CCGACAGTTGGCCGATGAACTTCGACGACTCCAACGCACGGAAGGACTGGGGCTGGAAGCACGATTACGACCTCCCGGAGCTCGTCCAGACGATGCTCAACTACTTTGGCGCAGACACGCGCATGGCTCGCGCTAACTGA